The following proteins are encoded in a genomic region of Chloracidobacterium sp.:
- a CDS encoding 30S ribosomal protein S12 has translation MPTINQLVRKGRKAVQYKTASPALQANPQKRGVCTRVYTSTPKKPNSALRKVARVRLTNQIEVTTYIPGIGHNLQEHSIVLIRGGRVKDLPGVRYHVVRGTLDASGVANRNQARSKYGAKRPKGAK, from the coding sequence ATGCCGACAATCAATCAATTAGTTCGTAAAGGACGCAAGGCCGTCCAATACAAGACCGCAAGCCCCGCACTGCAGGCAAACCCGCAAAAGCGAGGTGTCTGTACGCGTGTTTATACATCGACGCCGAAGAAGCCGAACTCGGCGCTTCGCAAGGTCGCACGTGTCCGCCTGACCAATCAGATCGAAGTTACGACCTATATTCCGGGCATCGGCCACAATCTGCAGGAGCACTCGATCGTGCTGATCCGCGGCGGCCGTGTCAAGGACCTGCCGGGCGTTCGTTATCACGTTGTGCGCGGTACGCTTGACGCATCGGGCGTTGCGAATCGTAATCAGGCACGTTCCAAGTACGGAGCAAAACGGCCCAAGGGAGCAAAGTAA